The segment GAGTCTATCGACTATTAAGGGTGCGTTTGGTTcggaagaaaatattttcaattttttcatgtttgattgatcagtatattatattgaaaaaaaaatctttaaaatgagGAACATTACTTCCTAATAGAAGTAAAGACAACAAGTTTTCAATTGGCATTCTAAGTTCATTGCCTCCTTTCCGTCACCTAGTGCTTATCAACTACCACCCCTTGACCATTTGATTGGGATATATAATGTGAAAATTGAACCCTCATCAACAAAACGGAAGTTTAGTAAGATTAACTAAtcttatttttgtcttttccagtagaaaaaaaaatataagtatcctctaaattatgatcaaaatctcaaagacacaccttaattaaattaagatcCTATTAACtccgtaatttttttttaaattttgtgcaccttttttatttatgaagtaTTTAAATATCTCCCACACGCTTAAATTGTATGGAACCACGAAATATATtacagtaaaaaaaatttaaaaattaaaaaaaaaaaaattataaaataacataatcttattttaagtaaGGCGTGTCTCTGAATTTTGGTTAAAAGGAGGGAGCATTGGTGCCTTATTCCTTTCCAATACATAAATTTCCTCTTTtacaatttcttcaaaaatccaCCCGCGGCTCAAGTTAGTCCACGCAATATACAAATACGCCGTAAGCGCAcaaacaccaccaccaccatatCTAGTGATGGGATGTTGCTGTGATGATGACGAACAGCTTCTCCAACCACTCAATCCTTCCGAAATCCAAAATTCAGATCAAATTCCTCCGTCGGCATCTTCCACCACCGTCGAACACGACGGAGAAGCCGTGATATCCCCGATGAATTCTCACTTTTCAGCCTTGATATGCCACGATACTCTACGCGCCATCCTCGAGAAACTTGCTCTCCCTGACTTAGCGCGTGCTGCGTGTGTGAATAGAATCTGGAACTTTGTGGCTTCCGATCGCGAACTGCAGACGAAGGCATTTAAGGATCCTTGGAAGATCAAGGACGTCATCGGCGATCCTTCCTCCGGCAGCTTCTGGAGAGATAATAGCCTTTCAAAATTTGCCATTTCTCATCGCATCGTCCGTGGTGATAGTGTTGCTAGCCTCG is part of the Solanum lycopersicum chromosome 1, SLM_r2.1 genome and harbors:
- the LOC101243744 gene encoding F-box protein At1g55000, producing MGCCCDDDEQLLQPLNPSEIQNSDQIPPSASSTTVEHDGEAVISPMNSHFSALICHDTLRAILEKLALPDLARAACVNRIWNFVASDRELQTKAFKDPWKIKDVIGDPSSGSFWRDNSLSKFAISHRIVRGDSVASLAVKYSVHVMGIKRLNNMMSDHGIYSRERLLIPVSNPDCLINGTCYIELDIYAKREVAVLYLDGGPDPKLTTMLNRLTSERSKKRVIDSLRRSMQVDGETAQYYLAVSDGDPRSAFSQFSEDLRWEREAGLT